A stretch of the Actinomyces qiguomingii genome encodes the following:
- the pgm gene encoding phosphoglucomutase (alpha-D-glucose-1,6-bisphosphate-dependent) — translation MHERAGLPAQPEDLIDVDEVVNAYYELVPDPAIPAQKVVFGTSGHRGSSLDTAFNEAHIVATTAAIVEYRRSQGTDGVLYIGRDTHALSEPAWRTAIEVLAGAGVTTAVDARGSYTPTPAVSHSILLANGAATESGVRTNGPGLADGIVVTPSHNPPRDGGFKYNPPHGGPADSDATSWIAARANELLADGWREVPRVPIAEALDGNYVVKHDYLETYVADLENVIDMDAIRDAGVRIGADPLGGASVDYWGAIGERYGLDLTVVNPKVDPAWSFMTLDWDGKIRMDCSSPNAMASLRNAMTPDAEGNTPYDVATGNDADSDRHGIVTPDGLMNPNHYLAVAIEYLFTHRPGWPAEAAVGKTLVSSSLIDRVVDAMGRKLVEVPVGFKHFVPGLLDGSVGFGGEESAGASFLRKDGTVWSTDKDGIILALLASEIIAITGKTPSQLHEEQVERFGASAYARIDAAATKEEKAKLAALSPQDVTATELAGEPITDRLVRAPGNDAPIGGLKVTTANAWFAARPSGTEDVYKIYAESFKGAEHLAQVQEEAKQVVSAALGG, via the coding sequence ATGCACGAACGCGCAGGACTTCCCGCCCAACCAGAGGATCTCATTGACGTCGATGAGGTCGTCAACGCCTACTACGAACTCGTCCCCGACCCCGCGATCCCGGCGCAGAAGGTCGTCTTCGGCACTTCCGGTCACCGCGGCTCATCCCTGGACACCGCCTTCAACGAGGCTCACATCGTCGCCACCACCGCGGCGATCGTCGAGTACCGGCGTTCCCAGGGGACCGACGGCGTGCTCTACATCGGCCGCGACACTCACGCCCTGTCCGAGCCCGCCTGGCGCACCGCCATTGAGGTGCTCGCCGGCGCGGGCGTCACCACCGCCGTGGACGCTCGCGGCTCCTACACGCCCACCCCCGCCGTCTCGCACTCGATCCTACTGGCCAACGGCGCCGCCACCGAGTCCGGCGTGCGCACCAACGGCCCCGGCCTGGCCGACGGCATCGTGGTTACCCCCTCGCACAACCCGCCCCGCGACGGCGGCTTCAAGTACAACCCACCCCACGGTGGCCCCGCCGACTCCGACGCCACCAGCTGGATCGCCGCCCGCGCCAATGAGCTGCTGGCCGACGGCTGGCGCGAGGTGCCGCGCGTGCCGATCGCCGAGGCGCTGGACGGCAACTACGTCGTCAAGCACGACTACCTCGAGACCTACGTGGCCGACCTCGAGAACGTCATCGATATGGATGCCATCCGCGATGCCGGCGTGCGCATCGGCGCCGACCCGCTGGGCGGCGCCTCCGTGGACTACTGGGGCGCCATCGGCGAGCGCTACGGCCTGGACCTGACCGTGGTCAACCCGAAGGTCGACCCGGCCTGGTCCTTCATGACCCTGGACTGGGACGGCAAGATCCGCATGGACTGCTCCTCCCCCAACGCCATGGCGTCACTGCGCAACGCCATGACCCCCGACGCCGAGGGCAACACCCCCTACGATGTCGCCACCGGTAACGACGCCGACTCCGACCGCCACGGCATCGTCACCCCCGACGGGCTGATGAACCCCAACCATTACCTGGCCGTGGCCATCGAGTACCTGTTCACGCACCGGCCCGGCTGGCCCGCGGAGGCCGCCGTCGGCAAGACGCTGGTCTCCTCCAGCCTGATCGACCGGGTCGTGGACGCCATGGGCCGCAAGCTGGTGGAGGTGCCGGTCGGCTTCAAGCACTTCGTGCCCGGCCTGCTGGACGGCTCTGTCGGCTTCGGCGGCGAGGAGAGCGCCGGCGCCTCCTTCCTGCGCAAGGACGGCACCGTGTGGAGCACGGACAAGGACGGCATCATCCTGGCCCTGCTAGCCAGTGAGATCATCGCCATCACCGGCAAGACCCCCTCCCAGCTGCACGAGGAGCAGGTGGAGCGCTTCGGCGCCTCCGCCTATGCCCGCATTGACGCCGCCGCCACCAAGGAGGAGAAGGCCAAGCTGGCCGCGCTGTCGCCGCAGGACGTCACCGCCACCGAGCTGGCCGGGGAGCCGATCACCGACCGCCTGGTGCGCGCCCCCGGCAATGACGCCCCCATCGGCGGGCTCAAGGTCACTACCGCCAACGCCTGGTTCGCGGCGCGTCCCTCGGGCACGGAGGACGTGTACAAGATCTACGCCGAGTCCTTCAAGGGCGCCGAGCACCTGGCTCAGGTCCAGGAGGAGGCCAAGCAGGTGGTCTCCGCCGCCCTCGGCGGCTGA
- a CDS encoding septum formation family protein, whose protein sequence is MRKTLTAFTALAALLLAPGLTACQGGTNADTATAAATPSVSAAPSEIALPEDASATASAQTVSAMEIKVGDCLIYGDNSTSASTPTATDASSTPPATASATADASEGTESDGTVASATLVDCASPHLYEVYAEGTISADGFPVGYVMEQYVADICYDAFESYVGISYNDAYSQGRYAVTSLRPTKATWQQGDRAVSCILTSVDGSELTGTARNAGN, encoded by the coding sequence ATGCGTAAAACCCTCACCGCGTTCACCGCCCTCGCCGCACTCCTGCTGGCGCCGGGGTTGACGGCCTGCCAAGGCGGCACCAATGCTGACACCGCCACCGCAGCGGCAACGCCATCGGTGTCTGCCGCCCCCAGCGAGATCGCATTGCCCGAGGACGCCAGCGCCACCGCGAGCGCCCAGACCGTATCCGCCATGGAAATCAAGGTGGGCGACTGCCTCATCTACGGAGACAACTCGACCTCCGCCAGTACTCCTACCGCAACCGACGCATCCAGCACGCCACCCGCCACCGCCTCAGCGACAGCCGACGCGTCCGAGGGCACGGAATCCGACGGAACCGTTGCCAGCGCAACACTGGTCGACTGTGCCTCCCCGCACCTGTATGAGGTCTACGCCGAGGGCACGATCTCCGCGGACGGCTTCCCCGTCGGCTACGTCATGGAGCAGTACGTTGCGGACATCTGCTACGACGCCTTCGAGTCCTACGTCGGCATCAGCTACAACGACGCCTATTCACAGGGCCGCTACGCAGTCACCTCGCTGCGTCCGACGAAGGCCACCTGGCAGCAGGGCGACCGCGCGGTCTCCTGCATCCTGACCTCCGTGGACGGCAGCGAGCTGACCGGCACCGCCCGCAACGCCGGTAACTGA
- a CDS encoding acyl-CoA dehydratase activase-related protein produces MIDNADRSGVEPRSDAASVSQSVSQSVPETAARSAAPAVGAPVAGTGPSLMAVPLGMPAFPARRADVGSAAGGAASHAAASEAGVTDHAANNAAALRLGLDVGSTTVKLVLVPEPVAGAPFPEPVFAAYRRHHADVRGEVSRLLGEVSAAFPGARVRGAVTGSAGLNLANLMGLPFVQEVIAETRTVQAKNPEADVIIELGGEDAKITYLHPTPEQRMNGTCAGGTGAFIDQMAQLLHTDASGLNELAAKYQTLYPIASRCGVFAKSDLQPLINQGAASEDLAASVLQAVVTQTIAGLACGRPIRGNVMFLGGPLHFLPELRRAFERTLADQVDSFTCPDDAQLYVAVGAALLAEGEPTPLTAIADRLASRRAAGTGASRMRPLFADDAELAAFRARHARATVERVGWPAPPATEADDVCAGANTPGGTDSAEEAAHTTAPTRYEDCFLGIDAGSTTIKAVVIDSQDRIVWEHYAGNEGDPVTAAVEILRRIHLQMPAHVRIVRSCVTGYGEGIVKAALRIDEGLVETMAHYRAAAHLNPGVTSVIDIGGQDMKYLRIRGGAIDSISVNEACSAGCGSFLQTFAQSMGQSIQDFSASALTAQDPVDLGSRCTVFMNSSVKQAQKDSATPGDISAGLSYSVVRNALYKVIKLRDASQLGERISVQGGTFLNDAVLRAFELLTGREVVRPDIAGLMGCFGAALTAHQTYDGVPGTLMSLAELSRFGYTSETTVCKLCQNHCKLTITTFNDGQRHVSGNRCERGATQERRKTKSDMPNLYDYKYRRTFAYRRLRQGQDTRGEIGVPRVLGMYENYPLWFTILTQLGFRVMVSGRSNHELFEKGMDSIPSENVCYPAKLAHGHVQSLIDKGVQTIWFPCVFYERGLVDGADDHYNCPIVATYPEVIRNNVEAIHDGAPGSAAAQAEAVTDKAAVLEGAESAATSSRKGAAAKDSRSPVGDVGGVRMLAPFLNLADPVKLAERLVEVFADWDVTLPEARKAVAAGFAEDAAFKADVRAEGRRTLEWMREHGRKGIVLAGRPYHIDPEINHGVPDVINTLGMAVLSEDSILPEPEPAPEAVGDGAEHAVAGGALSRAVAAMRRGLRAGLGHGEENPQAPADWSDVTAEGLPAPTASVAVADVSPKLRVRDQWAYHSRLYRAAELVTRADDLELVQLNSFGCGVDAVTTDQVQEILESAGGVYTTLKIDEVSNLGAATIRLRSLAAASQARRRQSGEAGMEAADAVGEQAQELANQPVEIDTTASAARQAIAVGKEGGAAVRENPAPADDGDRTLAGRVARSERNLPAATTPMFAEEMRQTHTILMPQMSPIHFRPLEPLMRRLGYQVELLESASKADLEVGLRYVNNDACFPAIMVIGQLIGAFEDGSHDPDKCVVAISQTGGMCRATNYAAMLRKGLREAGYPQIPVLAVSLQGIEENPGFKLSPTMAYKALQGVVIGDTLSTCLLRVRPYEAVPGSARALYERWNAIICEFFEHKGRSATWGGRIGYRRLLREMVREFDALELADVPRKPRVGVVGEILVKFQPDANNHVVDVIEAEGCEAVVPGLLGFFLNGMSTAQWRADVYGIGTDTVYQKKAGVWFIEQVQAPARAALAAAGGKFDVESPITEMAEKASQILSLGNQAGEGWLLTAEMIELIEHGAPNIVCCQPFACLPNHVVGKGMFREIRRRYPQANIVGIDYDPGASEVNQLNRIKLMISTAFMMQDEAARDEAARAKAGPDELGRMPSTGALDAAANDAQLGEGTGMTAAAAGPALTGINNASDDGRTTRDLIAGLGPAPDGTPTSPDVAVPDRVGAGTGRA; encoded by the coding sequence ATGATCGACAACGCCGACCGCAGTGGCGTCGAACCGCGCTCCGACGCCGCGTCCGTCTCACAGTCAGTCTCGCAGTCCGTCCCAGAAACCGCTGCCCGTTCCGCCGCGCCCGCAGTAGGTGCGCCGGTGGCCGGCACCGGCCCGTCCCTCATGGCTGTCCCGCTGGGCATGCCCGCCTTCCCCGCCCGCCGCGCCGATGTCGGCTCCGCCGCCGGCGGCGCGGCGTCACACGCAGCCGCATCCGAAGCCGGTGTCACCGACCATGCCGCCAATAATGCAGCCGCCCTGCGCCTGGGCCTGGATGTCGGCTCCACCACCGTAAAGCTCGTGCTCGTGCCCGAACCGGTCGCGGGCGCGCCCTTCCCCGAGCCGGTCTTTGCCGCGTACCGCCGCCACCACGCCGACGTGCGCGGCGAGGTCTCCCGCCTGCTGGGCGAGGTCAGCGCCGCCTTCCCGGGCGCGCGCGTGCGCGGCGCCGTCACCGGCAGCGCCGGGCTCAACCTGGCCAACCTGATGGGCCTGCCCTTCGTGCAGGAGGTCATCGCCGAGACCCGCACCGTGCAGGCCAAGAACCCCGAGGCCGACGTCATCATCGAACTCGGCGGCGAGGACGCCAAAATCACCTACCTGCACCCCACCCCCGAGCAGCGCATGAACGGCACCTGCGCGGGCGGCACCGGCGCCTTCATCGACCAGATGGCGCAGCTGCTGCACACCGACGCCTCCGGCCTGAACGAGCTGGCCGCCAAGTACCAGACCCTCTACCCGATCGCCTCCCGCTGCGGCGTGTTCGCCAAGTCCGACCTCCAACCGCTGATCAACCAGGGCGCCGCGAGCGAGGACCTGGCCGCCTCCGTGCTGCAGGCCGTGGTCACCCAGACCATTGCCGGCCTGGCCTGCGGTCGCCCCATCCGCGGCAACGTCATGTTCCTGGGCGGCCCGCTGCACTTCCTGCCCGAGCTGCGCCGGGCCTTCGAACGCACCCTGGCCGACCAGGTCGACTCCTTCACCTGCCCCGACGACGCCCAGCTGTACGTCGCCGTCGGCGCCGCCCTCCTGGCGGAGGGGGAGCCGACGCCGCTGACCGCCATCGCCGACCGCCTCGCCTCCCGCCGCGCCGCCGGCACGGGCGCCAGCCGCATGCGCCCCCTGTTTGCCGACGACGCCGAGCTGGCCGCCTTCCGCGCCCGCCACGCCCGGGCCACGGTGGAGCGGGTCGGCTGGCCCGCCCCGCCCGCCACCGAGGCCGACGATGTCTGCGCCGGTGCCAACACGCCCGGCGGCACGGACTCCGCTGAGGAAGCCGCACACACCACCGCCCCCACCCGCTACGAGGACTGCTTCCTGGGCATAGACGCCGGCTCCACCACCATCAAGGCCGTCGTCATCGACTCCCAGGACCGCATCGTGTGGGAGCACTACGCCGGCAACGAGGGTGACCCCGTCACCGCCGCCGTCGAGATCCTGCGCCGCATCCACCTTCAGATGCCCGCGCACGTGCGCATCGTGCGCTCCTGCGTCACCGGCTACGGCGAGGGCATTGTCAAGGCGGCGCTGCGCATTGACGAGGGGCTCGTGGAGACCATGGCCCACTACCGGGCCGCCGCCCACCTGAACCCCGGCGTCACCAGCGTCATCGACATCGGCGGGCAGGACATGAAGTACCTGCGCATCCGCGGCGGCGCCATCGACTCCATCTCCGTCAACGAGGCCTGCTCCGCCGGCTGCGGCTCCTTCCTGCAGACCTTCGCCCAGTCCATGGGCCAGTCCATCCAGGACTTCTCCGCCTCCGCACTGACCGCGCAGGACCCGGTGGACCTGGGCAGCCGCTGCACCGTGTTCATGAACTCCTCGGTCAAGCAGGCTCAGAAGGACAGCGCCACCCCCGGCGACATCAGCGCCGGGCTGTCCTACTCGGTAGTGCGCAACGCCCTGTACAAGGTCATCAAGCTGCGCGACGCCTCCCAGCTGGGCGAGCGCATCAGCGTCCAGGGCGGCACCTTCCTCAACGACGCCGTGCTGCGCGCCTTCGAACTGCTCACCGGCCGCGAGGTGGTCCGCCCGGACATCGCCGGCCTGATGGGCTGCTTCGGCGCCGCCCTGACGGCGCACCAGACCTACGACGGCGTCCCCGGCACGCTCATGAGCCTGGCCGAGCTGTCCCGCTTCGGCTACACCTCCGAGACCACGGTGTGCAAGCTGTGCCAGAACCACTGCAAGCTGACCATCACCACCTTCAACGACGGCCAGCGGCACGTGTCCGGCAACCGCTGCGAGCGCGGCGCCACCCAGGAGCGGCGCAAGACCAAGTCCGACATGCCCAACCTGTACGACTACAAGTACCGGCGCACCTTCGCCTACCGGCGCCTGCGCCAGGGGCAGGACACCCGCGGCGAGATCGGCGTGCCCCGGGTGCTGGGCATGTACGAGAACTACCCGCTGTGGTTCACGATCCTCACCCAACTGGGCTTCCGCGTCATGGTGTCGGGCCGCTCCAACCACGAGCTGTTCGAGAAGGGCATGGACTCCATCCCCTCCGAGAACGTGTGCTACCCGGCCAAGCTCGCCCACGGGCACGTCCAGTCGCTGATCGACAAGGGCGTGCAGACCATCTGGTTCCCCTGCGTCTTCTACGAGCGCGGGCTCGTGGACGGCGCCGACGACCACTACAACTGCCCGATCGTGGCCACCTACCCCGAGGTCATCCGCAACAACGTCGAAGCCATCCACGACGGCGCGCCGGGCTCCGCCGCCGCGCAGGCGGAGGCGGTAACTGACAAGGCCGCGGTGCTGGAGGGCGCCGAGTCGGCCGCCACGTCCAGCCGTAAAGGCGCAGCGGCCAAAGACTCCAGGTCTCCTGTCGGCGACGTGGGCGGCGTGCGCATGCTCGCCCCCTTCCTCAACCTCGCCGACCCCGTCAAACTGGCCGAGCGGCTGGTGGAGGTATTCGCCGACTGGGACGTGACCCTCCCCGAAGCCCGCAAGGCCGTGGCGGCGGGCTTCGCCGAGGACGCCGCCTTCAAGGCGGACGTGCGCGCCGAGGGCCGCCGCACCCTGGAGTGGATGCGCGAGCACGGCCGCAAGGGCATCGTGCTGGCTGGACGTCCGTACCACATCGATCCCGAAATCAACCACGGCGTCCCCGACGTCATCAACACCCTGGGTATGGCGGTGCTGTCCGAGGACTCGATCCTGCCCGAGCCGGAACCTGCCCCCGAAGCCGTCGGGGACGGAGCCGAGCACGCGGTGGCGGGCGGCGCGCTGTCCCGCGCCGTTGCCGCCATGCGCCGCGGACTGCGGGCCGGCCTGGGCCACGGCGAGGAGAATCCGCAGGCGCCGGCCGACTGGTCCGACGTCACCGCGGAGGGGCTGCCGGCGCCGACAGCATCGGTCGCCGTCGCCGACGTGTCCCCGAAACTGCGCGTGCGCGACCAGTGGGCCTACCACTCGCGCCTGTACCGGGCCGCCGAGCTGGTCACCCGGGCCGACGATCTGGAACTGGTGCAGTTGAACTCCTTCGGCTGCGGCGTCGACGCCGTCACCACCGACCAGGTGCAGGAGATCCTGGAGTCCGCGGGTGGGGTGTACACCACCCTCAAGATCGACGAGGTCTCCAACCTCGGTGCCGCCACCATCCGCCTGCGCTCGCTCGCCGCCGCCAGCCAAGCCCGCCGTCGGCAAAGTGGTGAAGCCGGCATGGAGGCGGCGGACGCCGTCGGCGAGCAGGCGCAGGAACTGGCGAACCAGCCCGTCGAGATCGATACCACCGCATCCGCCGCCCGGCAGGCGATCGCCGTCGGCAAGGAGGGCGGCGCCGCCGTGCGCGAGAACCCGGCGCCAGCGGATGACGGTGACCGCACGCTCGCCGGGCGCGTGGCCCGCAGCGAGCGGAACCTGCCGGCCGCCACCACCCCGATGTTCGCCGAGGAGATGCGCCAGACCCACACCATCCTCATGCCGCAGATGAGTCCGATCCACTTCCGGCCGCTGGAGCCGCTCATGCGGCGCCTGGGCTACCAGGTGGAGCTGCTGGAGTCCGCCAGCAAGGCCGACCTCGAGGTGGGGCTGCGCTACGTCAACAACGATGCCTGCTTCCCCGCGATCATGGTGATCGGACAGCTTATCGGCGCCTTTGAGGACGGCTCCCACGATCCCGACAAGTGCGTGGTCGCCATCTCCCAGACCGGCGGCATGTGCCGCGCCACCAACTACGCCGCCATGCTCCGCAAGGGCCTGCGCGAGGCCGGCTACCCACAGATCCCGGTGCTGGCCGTCTCCCTGCAGGGCATTGAGGAGAATCCGGGTTTCAAGCTCAGTCCCACCATGGCCTACAAGGCACTGCAGGGGGTCGTAATCGGCGACACCCTGAGCACCTGCCTGCTGCGGGTGCGCCCCTACGAGGCGGTGCCCGGCTCCGCCCGGGCCCTGTACGAGCGCTGGAACGCCATCATTTGCGAGTTCTTCGAGCATAAGGGCCGCTCGGCCACCTGGGGTGGGCGCATCGGCTACCGCCGCCTGCTGCGGGAGATGGTGCGGGAGTTCGACGCCCTGGAACTGGCGGATGTGCCCCGCAAGCCGCGCGTCGGCGTGGTGGGGGAGATCCTGGTCAAGTTCCAGCCGGACGCCAACAACCACGTGGTGGACGTCATTGAGGCCGAGGGCTGCGAGGCCGTGGTCCCCGGGCTGCTGGGCTTCTTCCTCAACGGCATGTCCACCGCCCAGTGGCGGGCCGATGTTTACGGCATCGGCACCGACACCGTCTACCAGAAGAAGGCGGGGGTGTGGTTCATCGAGCAGGTGCAGGCCCCGGCCCGGGCCGCCCTGGCGGCCGCCGGCGGGAAATTCGATGTCGAGTCCCCGATTACGGAAATGGCCGAGAAGGCCAGCCAAATCCTCAGCCTGGGCAACCAGGCCGGGGAGGGCTGGCTGTTGACCGCGGAGATGATCGAACTGATCGAGCACGGCGCCCCCAATATCGTGTGCTGCCAGCCCTTCGCCTGCCTGCCCAACCACGTGGTCGGCAAGGGCATGTTCCGGGAGATCCGCCGCCGCTACCCGCAGGCCAATATCGTCGGCATCGACTACGACCCCGGGGCCAGTGAGGTCAACCAGCTAAACCGCATCAAGCTGATGATCTCCACCGCCTTCATGATGCAGGACGAGGCCGCCCGGGACGAGGCCGCTCGGGCCAAGGCCGGGCCAGACGAACTCGGGCGGATGCCGAGCACGGGCGCGTTGGATGCTGCGGCTAACGACGCACAGCTGGGCGAGGGGACGGGAATGACAGCGGCGGCTGCGGGGCCTGCGCTCACCGGCATCAACAACGCCTCGGACGATGGCCGCACCACCCGGGATCTGATAGCGGGCCTCGGTCCCGCGCCTGACGGCACGCCTACCTCGCCGGATGTCGCCGTTCCCGATCGTGTCGGCGCGGGCACCGGCAGGGCGTAG
- a CDS encoding TetR/AcrR family transcriptional regulator: MHDAAAPRKDEAERTSSDSLTSTSGTDTTPGSTARRRGPRSGSRASAGTESTRDAILNAARDSFLAKGYAKTTIRGVARTAGVDPALVSYYFGSKGDLFGASMNLRIRAGEEIAKVVSGDIRTAGPRLVRLAMTAWDDSSGGATFRALLRWVATDDGAPEAVQTYATNQLAVPVTQALDQAGVVGPDARERATLAGSQLVGLAMIRYIYRVEPIASASVDHLVEVVGPTIQHYLTGPLLHH; the protein is encoded by the coding sequence ATGCATGATGCGGCCGCACCCCGGAAGGACGAGGCGGAGCGCACGTCCTCGGATTCCCTCACCTCCACGAGCGGCACCGACACCACCCCCGGGTCCACGGCGCGACGCCGCGGCCCCCGCTCGGGCAGCCGCGCTTCGGCTGGCACCGAATCCACGCGCGACGCGATCCTCAATGCCGCCCGCGACTCCTTCCTGGCCAAGGGCTACGCCAAGACGACGATTCGCGGCGTGGCCCGTACGGCCGGCGTCGACCCGGCGCTCGTCTCCTATTACTTCGGGTCCAAGGGGGACCTGTTCGGAGCCTCCATGAATCTGCGCATTCGGGCCGGTGAGGAGATCGCCAAGGTGGTCTCCGGCGACATCCGCACCGCCGGGCCGCGGCTGGTGCGCCTGGCGATGACCGCCTGGGACGACTCCTCCGGCGGGGCGACCTTCCGTGCCCTGCTGCGCTGGGTAGCCACCGACGACGGCGCCCCCGAGGCCGTGCAGACCTACGCCACCAACCAGCTCGCCGTGCCCGTGACGCAGGCCCTTGATCAGGCGGGGGTAGTTGGGCCAGACGCCCGGGAGCGCGCCACCCTGGCGGGCAGTCAGCTGGTCGGGCTGGCCATGATCCGCTACATCTATCGTGTCGAGCCGATCGCCAGCGCCTCGGTCGATCACCTGGTTGAGGTGGTGGGCCCCACCATTCAGCACTACTTGACCGGTCCGCTGCTGCACCATTGA
- a CDS encoding type II toxin-antitoxin system VapB family antitoxin has product MIFKAVGDCAPYPAHGITAQRDWSAIAPRQIRLDQLVTTRAQLDLRGLLDDDSTFYGDLFAHVIAWNGNLYLETGLHRALRAALQGRTFIHARVLELANDGRPLPAPPPPTQ; this is encoded by the coding sequence GTGATCTTCAAGGCCGTTGGCGACTGCGCCCCATACCCCGCACACGGGATCACTGCGCAGCGCGACTGGTCGGCCATCGCTCCCCGGCAGATCCGGCTCGACCAGCTGGTGACCACCCGCGCACAGCTGGACCTGCGCGGACTACTCGATGACGACTCCACCTTCTACGGCGACCTGTTCGCCCATGTGATCGCCTGGAACGGGAACCTGTATTTGGAGACCGGGCTGCACCGGGCCCTGCGCGCCGCCCTCCAGGGACGCACTTTCATCCATGCGCGTGTACTCGAACTCGCCAACGACGGCCGCCCGCTGCCCGCCCCGCCCCCGCCCACGCAGTAG
- a CDS encoding uracil-xanthine permease family protein — protein sequence MSSDQPFNLNRRLRGWTLHGDGHSIAPGEVVGPSERLSWPRTVGIGVQHVVAMFGATFLVPLLTGFDPSTTLFFTGLGTLLFILVTAGRLPSYLGSSFALIAPIGAVTGFAADSGAPLQEARASLAQGGIIAVGALLAVVGVIVHVAGTGWIDRLMPPIVTGAIVSLIGFNLAPSAWDNVKTAPVTALVTVVSILLITVLFKGIIGRLSILIGVLIGYATACVRGEVDFSRIAQTDWVGVPDFRAPAFDFSLLGLFIPVVLVLVAENIGHVKSVAAMTGENLDDVTGRALFADGVSTMLAGAGGGSGTTTYAENIGVMAATRVYSTAAYVIAATTALGLSMLPKFGVVIATIPAGVLGGAATVLYGMIGMLGVRIWVQNRVDFSDPVNLNTAAVAMVIAIADYTFSWGDMTFAGIALGSLAAIVVYHVMRVVSRVRGTNLEEASPASAPAGTELEGPAYAKRARRQR from the coding sequence GTGTCCTCCGATCAGCCCTTCAACCTGAACCGACGCCTCCGCGGTTGGACCCTCCACGGCGATGGGCATTCGATCGCCCCCGGCGAGGTCGTCGGCCCCTCCGAACGTTTGAGTTGGCCCCGCACGGTCGGTATCGGTGTGCAGCACGTAGTGGCCATGTTCGGTGCAACCTTCCTAGTCCCGCTGCTGACAGGCTTCGACCCGTCAACCACCCTGTTCTTCACTGGACTGGGCACGCTGCTGTTCATCCTTGTCACCGCGGGACGGCTGCCCAGTTACCTCGGTTCGTCCTTCGCGCTGATCGCCCCGATCGGGGCCGTGACCGGATTCGCCGCCGATTCGGGAGCGCCCTTGCAGGAGGCGCGGGCCTCCCTGGCCCAGGGAGGGATCATCGCCGTCGGGGCGCTGCTCGCCGTCGTCGGTGTGATCGTCCACGTGGCCGGGACCGGCTGGATCGACCGGCTCATGCCGCCGATCGTCACGGGCGCCATCGTCTCCCTGATCGGCTTCAACCTGGCCCCCAGCGCCTGGGACAATGTCAAGACCGCCCCGGTGACGGCGCTGGTGACGGTCGTGTCGATCCTCCTGATCACCGTGCTGTTCAAGGGCATCATCGGGCGCCTGTCCATTCTCATTGGTGTGCTGATCGGCTACGCCACCGCCTGTGTGCGCGGAGAGGTCGACTTCTCCCGGATCGCCCAGACCGACTGGGTCGGCGTCCCCGACTTCCGTGCCCCCGCCTTCGATTTCAGTCTCCTGGGTCTGTTCATCCCGGTTGTGCTGGTGTTGGTGGCGGAGAACATCGGGCACGTTAAGTCTGTGGCCGCCATGACGGGGGAGAATCTCGACGACGTTACCGGCCGCGCGCTCTTTGCCGACGGCGTGTCCACCATGCTCGCCGGGGCCGGCGGCGGTTCGGGCACGACCACTTACGCGGAGAACATCGGCGTCATGGCCGCCACCCGCGTGTACTCCACGGCGGCGTACGTGATTGCCGCGACTACTGCCCTGGGGCTGTCCATGTTGCCGAAGTTCGGCGTCGTGATCGCCACGATCCCTGCCGGCGTGCTGGGCGGGGCGGCAACCGTCCTTTACGGCATGATCGGCATGCTCGGGGTGCGCATCTGGGTGCAGAACCGCGTGGACTTCTCCGATCCGGTCAATCTCAACACCGCGGCGGTGGCCATGGTCATCGCCATCGCCGACTACACCTTCAGCTGGGGGGATATGACCTTTGCCGGCATTGCGCTCGGCTCGCTGGCAGCGATCGTCGTGTACCACGTCATGCGCGTCGTCTCCCGGGTCCGGGGGACGAATCTGGAGGAGGCCTCGCCGGCGTCGGCACCAGCGGGCACCGAACTCGAGGGGCCGGCCTACGCCAAGCGTGCCCGCCGGCAGAGGTGA